The Thermoanaerobacterales bacterium genome includes the window GTCACATTGATGGTTATGTAGTCGAAAAATTCGCTGCGCGCCTGGGCATCCCCTTCCAGCAGCCGGAAATAAACGGCAAAATCAGTGATATTCCGCCGGCCCATCAGGCTCATGATGCGGCGCTGGAGCTGCTTTTCCTTGTAGCTCTCCAGGTCGAGGTTAAACCTGGCCTTGACGCGCTGTTTGAAGGCGGTGAAGTCCATTACAGCGTACGCGTCCCCTGTCCCAGACTGCGGATGGTCACCAGGCCGGTCGCGGTATCCAGGTACATCGTCCGGCCGACGTTCCCGCCCACCTCTTCACCCTTCACGCGAAGCTTGAGGCGGGCCAGCATCAGCCGGACCATCTCCACGTTGCGCTGCCCGATGTTCAGGATGAACTGGCGGTCGGCCCCGCTGAACATCTGCGCGCCGCCGGCCAGTTTGGCCTCCAGTCGCTCCCGGCGGGCACCGAGCTTCTTTAGTTCGTCCAGCAGCATCGGCACGCCCAGGTCGGCGTAGCGCGCCGGCTTGTTAATCCGGCTGTAGGCGGTGCTGTCCGGCAGCATGACGTGCAGCAGCCCGCCACACTTCATCACCGGGTCATACAGGGTCACCCCGACGCAGGACCCCAGGCCGAGGGTCACCAGGACATGCGGCGCGAAGGCGATCTTGTACTCGCCGATCCCGACGTGGATCTGCTCGGGCTCCTGCGCCTTGACGGCGGAAAGTTCTTTCGACACTCTAACCTTCCCTTACTTCTTAATCGCGGAGGCGGTTGGCCTGACCCCACATATCGTCACTGGTCTGGACCATCCGGGCGTTCACCTGGAAGGCGCGGTAGGCCTCGATAAGGGTGACCATCTCCGCCGCCAGGTCGACGTTGGATGATTCCAGGCGGCCGGAACGCAGGGTACCCATACCATCCTCGCCGGGCAGGCCTTCGGTCGCCTCCCCGCCGGCCGCGGTGGCGGCGAACAGGTTCCCGCCGCGGGCCTCCAGGCCGCCGGGGTTCGGGAAGGTGTACAGGTTAAGCCGGCCCAGCTCCTCGGGTTCGCCCTCGGCGCCCAGGGCCGTCACCGTCCCGTCGGGACGCACGCTCACC containing:
- a CDS encoding chemotaxis protein CheD, with the protein product MSKELSAVKAQEPEQIHVGIGEYKIAFAPHVLVTLGLGSCVGVTLYDPVMKCGGLLHVMLPDSTAYSRINKPARYADLGVPMLLDELKKLGARRERLEAKLAGGAQMFSGADRQFILNIGQRNVEMVRLMLARLKLRVKGEEVGGNVGRTMYLDTATGLVTIRSLGQGTRTL